One window of the Vigna radiata var. radiata cultivar VC1973A chromosome 1, Vradiata_ver6, whole genome shotgun sequence genome contains the following:
- the LOC106765824 gene encoding zinc finger protein VAR3, chloroplastic: MSASKSALYGIGTAIFRTHRTAPVTVNSSFIFFKPIPFTPPQFLCRNSSSSAAAETLPSVDHPWSEWVSFVDRLSAKGYLSKPPSSDNTVSLYTDMNSLKDACLSFGRDRYDLIKLLPMSEIQAVVEGGCPNLLRKAVNSAKRLRAHLQLDEGDVCGACNLRSSCDRAYVILKNFETDARTVDIVRILLYYALDPLVLSGGDKPSGREVIESSARKLLCQLIELSESPTPAPAPAVARSKPTARDPVEEGQSQSVKSNQLSKDVEMKKGDWICPKCNFMNFSRNIQCLSCNDDKPKDINPPIVQMKEGDWTCPVCNFLNFARNPRCLKCKTGGPIKEANTITDEVEMKKGDWTCPLCGFMNYARNTKCLRCPETRPRKHPGDWNCTKCGVMNFASRMKCVRCQELNPSPKKYPGDWGCPKCDFYNYARNSACLKCNTERPKEQPTMDNYADHEWRRSN; the protein is encoded by the exons ATGTCAGCTTCTAAGTCTGCACTGTACGGAATCGGAACCGCAATTTTCCGTACCCATCGAACCGCACCTGTAACTGTTAattcttcctttatcttcttCAAACCTATTCCCTTCACGCCACCGCAATTCCTCTGCCGCAATTCCTCCTCTTCCGCCGCCGCCGAAACACTACCCTCCGTCGACCACCCCTGGTCGGAATGGGTCTCCTTCGTGGACCGCTTGAGCGCCAAAGGCTACCTCTCCAAGCCCCCCTCTTCCGACAACACTGTAAGCCTTTACACCGACATGAACTCTCTCAAGGATGCTTGTCTCAGCTTCGGGCGCGACCGTTACGACCTTATCAA GTTGCTGCCGATGAGCGAAATCCAAGCGGTTGTTGAGGGAGGGTGCCCTAATCTTCTCCGTAAAGCAGTTAATTCAGCTAAGAGGCTGAGAGCACACCTGCAATTAGATGAAGGGGAC GTCTGTGGTGCTTGCAACCTACGAAGTTCCTGTGATAGAGCTTATGTAATTCTAAAGAATTTTGAAACTGATGCTCGAACTGTGGATATAGTTCGAATACTTTTGTACTATGCACTAGATCCACTTGTCCTTTCTGGAGGAGACAAACCATCTGGCCGAGAAGTTATTGAATCATCCGCCAGAAAACTTCTCTGTCAGCTGATTGAGTTGAGTGAGTCCCCTACTCCTGCTCCTGCTCCCGCAGTTGCTCGTTCAAAGCCTACAGCACGGGATCCTGTGGAAGAAGGCCAGTCTCAAAGTGTTAAGAGTAATCAATTGTCTAAAGATGTTGAGATGAAGAAAGGTGACTGGATATGTCCAAA ATGCAATTTTATGAACTTCTCCAGAAATATCCAATGCCTGAGTTGTAATGATGATAAGCCTAAGGATATTAACCCGCCCATTGTTCAAATGAAGGAAGGAGATTGGACCTGTCCTGT atgcaattttttaaattttgccAGAAACCCACGTTGTCTAAAATGCAAAACAGGGGGGCCAATAAAGGAAGCCAATACTATTACTGATGAAGTTGAAATGAAAAAGGGAGATTGGACTTGCCCACT ATGTGGGTTCATGAATTATGCTAGGAACACGAAATGTTTGCGTTGTCCCGAGACAAGGCCTAGGAAGCATCCTGGGGATTGGAATTGTACCAA GTGTGGGGTCATGAATTTTGCTAGTAGAATGAAGTGTGTGCGTTGTCAAGAGCTAAACCCTAGTCCCAAGAAATATCCTGGGGATTGGGGTTGTCCCAA GTGTGATTTCTACAATTATGCAAGAAATTCGGCTTGCCTGAAGTGCAACACTGAACGCCCCAAAGAGCAACCAACTATGGACAATTATGCGGATCATGAATGGAGACGATCAAActga
- the LOC106766034 gene encoding prostaglandin E synthase 2, producing the protein MRRVPSILFRTLAARRATSYVVQSRLLHGSASATAADHSHRRRFSYLLAPFAAASLGFAGALLSQEVLAKEPPPPEALPREVVLYQFEACPFCNKVKAFLDYYDIPYKVVEVNPLSKKEIKWSEYQKVPILMVDGEQLNDSSAIIDKLGLKILSKKIPESTSEDEETKWRRWVDNHLVHVLSPNIYRNTTEALESFEYITSNGNFSYIEKLSVKFAGAAAMYFVSKNLKKKYNITDERAALYEAAETWVEALNGRDFLGGSKPNLADLAVFGVLKPIRYLTSGKDMVEHTRIGEWYARMESAVGEPSKIKP; encoded by the exons ATGAGAAGGGTACCCTCTATTCTGTTCAGAACGCTCGCCGCCCGACGCGCCACCTCCTACGTCGTCCAAAGCCGCCTTCTCCACGGCAGCGCCTCCGCCACCGCCGCTGACCACTCCCACCGTCGCCGCTTCTCCTACCTCCTCGCTCCCTTTGCCGCCGCGTCTCTCGGCTTCGCCGGCGCCCTCCTCTCTCAGGAAGTCCTCGCTAAGGAACCTCCGCCGCCCGAGGCCCTTCCACGCGAGGTCGTTCTTTACCAGTTCGAGGCTTGCCCTTTCTGCAACAAAGTCAAAG CATTTTTGGACTACTATGATATACCTTACAAAGTTGTAGAAGTCAACCCTCTCAgcaaaaaagaaatcaaatggtCTGAATATCAGAAAGTGCCAATATTGATGGTAGATGGCGAGCAGCTAAATGATTCGTCAG cTATAATTGATAAGCTGGGACTTAAGATTCTGTCGAAGAAAATTCCAGAGTCAACTTCTGAGGATGAAGAGACAAAATGGCGACG GTGGGTTGATAACCATTTAGTGCATGTTCTGTCACCGAATATTTATCGAAATACCACTGAAGCACTTGAATCCTTTGAGTATATTACTAGCAACG GCAATTTCAGCTACATAGAAAAACTTTCGGTGAAGTTTGCTGGAGCTGCAGCTATGTATTTTGTGTCTAAGAATCTGAAGAAGAAATACAACATAACTGATGAACGTGCTGCACTTTATGAGGCAGCAGAAACATGGGTAGAAGCTCTAAATGGCCGAGATTTCCTTG GAGGGTCTAAACCTAACTTAGCCGACCTGGCGGTCTTTGGGGTTTTAAAACCCATACGCTATTTGACGTCTGGCAAGGATATGGTGGAGCACACTCGTATTGGTGAGTGGTATGCAAGAATGGAGAGTGCTGTTGGAGAACCTTCCAAGATTAAACCCTAA
- the LOC106765260 gene encoding protein C2-DOMAIN ABA-RELATED 4, producing MEELDSIPKTLMENLLGLLRVRVKRGINLAVRDVRSSDPYVVIKMFNQKLKTRVIKKDVNPEWNEDLTLSIIDPNHQVKLTVYDHDTFSKDDRMGDAEFDIFPFIEALKSNLTGIPNGTVIKRIQPSRENFLADESCITYSNGKVVQDMILRLQNVECGEVEIQLQWIDLPGAKGIAKGT from the exons atggAGGAATTGGATTCAATACCAAAGACTCTGATGGAAAATCTGCTTGGTCTTTTGAGGGTTCGCGTGAAGCGTGGTATCAACCTTGCCGTTCGTGATGTCCGAAGTAGCGACCCTTATGTTGTCATCAAGATGTTCAATCAG AAACTAAAGACTCGTGTCATTAAAAAGGATGTAAATCCGGAGTGGAATGAAGACCTTACACTTTCTATTATAGATCCGAATCACCAAGTTAAACTG ACTGTGTATGATCATGACACCTTCAGCAAAGATGACAGAATGGGAGATGCAGAATTTGACATCTTTCCCTTTATAGAAGCCTTGAAGAGCAACTTAACTGGCATTCCAAATGGTACTGTAATAAAAAGAATACAACCAAGCAGGGAGAACTTCCTGGCTGATGAAAGCTGCATCACTTATTCCAATGGCAAGGTTGTTCAAGATATGATCCTTAGATTGCAGAATGTGGAATGTGGTGAAGTGGAAATTCAGTTGCAATGGATTGATCTTCCTGGTGCTAAGGGTATAGCTAAGGGTACATGA